aaaagggaagaaaccttagggagaacgtcagaggagggatcccactcccgggatggacaaacTACAATGGaggccatgtgtacagaatgaacagtatataatacatttaattcctatgacagaaatgattcaagtcattgtgagtagtaaaccaggcgcacagcaggaccactgcaggggcaaccaccatcagatagaaccaccatcagatagaaccaccgttagatagaaccaccatcagatagaaccacagtcagatagaaccaccatcagatagaaccaccatcagatagaaccacagtcagatagaaccaccatcagatagaaccaccgtcagatagaaccaccgtcagatagaaccaccatcagatagaaccaccgtcagatagaaccaccgtcagatagaaccaccatcagatagaaccaccatcagatagaaccaccgtcagatagaaccaccatcagatagaaccaccatcagatagaaccaccgtcagatagaaccaccgtcagatagaaccaccatcagatagaaccaccatcagatagaaccaccgtccaCAGAagcctggggagggagagcacaagactctagagggtaatgttggttaatggtttacagtaatatgattaatatctaaaataatgatgatgatggtgatgatgatgatgatgatgatgatgatggcagcagcaggtgtcagcagggccacggcaggtgtcaggaccagagtccagaaggaaccacaatctacggagacctgccaggggagaaagcacacaaaaaagtagtagttcattatttttgttgcatttatcACATGTTATTGTTATTCCTTTAGTTTTTTGTTGGTTCTTTTCCTGATGAACTTTGGTTTAATACGACTTTCAATGTTAAAGAGGATTCTCTggtttctgattggctgcatGTGTTATATTGATTTTTACAATGTCGTAATGAATGAACCTCCAGCGGAATCAGTACAGAACATAAATTGAATAACATTATTAgtatatattaataaaataacttaAATTATTTTCCTGGTTTGGTGTCGAGAATAAATTAGAAGACGTCACATAGATTTATTGATTGTTGTTcttgattaataataataataataattaataattgtaTTAGGAGATTTCTTCAATGTATAAATtaaattgatttattcatttagttttcACTGGTTTTAACATTTGAAATTCACACTGGGAAAACTATcgaatatttaattatttaaaaataaaagctttaatattcttaaaaatgtgtttgtaacGCTGAATGtttgtggaataaataaatttgAGCGGGTGAGTTCTGCCCCCTGTTGGATAAAGCAGGAACCGCATCCATTAAATAACCCAGCGGTTCTATTTTAGAAATTATACTAGTATATTATTTGACAGTTCTAGTGAACCACATATTGGAAATATTGTACTTGTAACTGTAGGCTTCATCTCATAGGTAAAGATTGTATTGTTTGAAGTCCTTGTAAAACCACATAGCTCCAGATGTGTTGTGATGTTTATGATTAACTGAATGCTTCTTTTACCTGTTGGATCAGCTGGAGGAAGCATGGTCACGAAACTGAAGTtctcagagaaaaacaaaggatCTCAAAAAGACGCACCGATGTCTATCAGAAATCATTTACATGCAGCAGGAATATTGAACAGGAAACAGAACTTATCTGATCAATGAATACTTTTACTTCACTACATGAACTGCGTGTACTTTCACACAGACAATTAACGAACCGCAAACACGACGCAGATGGAAGCTGATAACGTTCAGCAGCTTTTCAACCACCTGATCGAACATTTCCAGAACCAAAAGAGAATGACCACTTCCGGTAGTTAGAGTCACTTTTATCAGTCTACTCACAGCACGAGCTTctcacagtacacacacttACCCAATTTACAGAGGTGCATcctaccaaaataaaagcaggatAGTTTCGAGCTGAACgtacagaacaaacaaaaaggttctGAAACAGGATAAATTATGTACTAGTAAAGCAGTATCAGAGTATCGAGTAACGCATAAATGTATAGTCATTATTGTAAGTAATAAGTATCCATTTAATGATGAATTACTGTTCATATTTTTAATGTCGCACCTAATAATCATGACATCATGTCTAATATAtcatatttttgaatattcatAATCTACATTCATTTTctgttattatataatattatacaaCAACTGTCTACTCATAATAAGATAATATTAAAACTACTAATTGTATTACCTATTTTATTTGGATTTTTCGCCAATTCACCTCATCTTTgagcaaaaaaacaattgatCTATAAATCACAATGGTTTTTATGTGAGATTCTGTCTGCACTGGTTTTCCTgcggggtgggcgggggggggggtggggggggctggttcGTGACTGAGGAGGAGACGCCGGATAACACGACTCCTGCagcggggagggggagcggcGGGCCCCCGGCGGGTCCCTGGGGTGCCGCTTCCTGGGACCTCCCGTCCGTCTGGGTCTAATGGGACTGTCAGCGTTAAtggggtttccatggcgacgCGGCGTCACGACACGCACAGAGGGACGCGGCTCAGTATAAAAGACGCGCGCAGTGAAGCTCTGCAGCCGAGAGCAGCGGAACCTCCAGCGAGACCCGAACCGAGTCCTGCGCGTCCTGCCCGGacctcctgcacctccacaGGTGAGCACGTCACTCATACTGTTTTGTTAAAATAAGACACGTTTTCATTATTTCAACCCGATTCTCAGTCCGAGATAAACTTGTAGGTGACACGGGTTTAGTTTCAtttcatacatattttaaaatattgtgttgtttttctttctatgTGAGTCCCTGATTTTTTCTTTAATGATTAATTATCAATATTTTTGGTTTATTGTTTCACACGTCTTCATAGTTTCTTTTCTAATCAGATGTTGTCAATAAAACATGATTCTGTTATTTCGTCTCTCAATTGAAGGACATTTatattcacaaaatattttttccttagcgaaaagatgaaagaaaagcTATTTTACACGAATTGATGTTTAACTTTGTACTACTTTGAAATACTAAATGAGTAATTGCctcgtctgtctctgtgtctgcagtGATCCTGTTCAAAGCTTGATGATGAAACAAAGAACGTTTCCATATGAGATCAACCTCAGTGACGGTACGTTTAAAACTTATTTTAGATTCCTTCTTCttatgaaaaatgttcaaatcaGTGACAATCATATGAAGCAGAgtatatatttacaataaagAATAATTATCAGAGCATTAGGAGGCGCTCTGATGGGCTGTCGGTTCTTCCTCGTGTGTTCTGGTGTCCTCGTCTTGGTTATCTGTCCTCCAGCTGACCCCCCTCATTTCTCATCCCCCCTCAGGTCCCGCCCCCCAGGTGGTCCGCCGGGTCTCCACCAACAGCCGAGAGCGCTGTCGCCAGCAGAACGTTAACGGGGCGTTCGGCGAGCTGCGGCGTCTCATCCCCACGCACCCCCCCGACAGGAAGCTCAGCAAGAACGAGATCCTGCGCCTCGCCCTCAGGTACATCTCCTTCCTGGACCAGGTGCTGACGGACCAGGAGGTcaagggggggcggcggggccgGGCCGGGAGCgtgggggaagaggaggaggacgggccTCAGGGGACGATGTCCCCGTCCTCCAGCTCAGCCGACGGAGACTCAGAAGGTCTGACGGAGGATCCGGACTGTGGAGGTCTCCTGCAGTACTTCCACCTGGTGGGACAGATGTGAtccagcagagaccagcagagaccagtccgcACTGGTTTAAAACGTGGTcctttaaaaacacatgttgaTGTTTTGGACTCAGAGGTCATGTGATATTCACATCGTATTATGAACTACCGGAGACACGTTGACTTGTGTCCTCTGTTCTGCCGGAGAAGCAGAAGTTCTGCTGCCTCAGCGGAAGAACCCGTAACCAGATCCAGTTGCTTTCATGTTGAAGGAACTTTTGGTGATTTTacagttgtgttttgtttgtgatgcTAAATGTGTTTATGAAAGAACAGATCAATAAACATTGATTCAATAcgctgtgttgttgttattatctCCGCTATGCATGAGGCTGGAGAGACGTTCCGTGTGAGACCAAAGTCCTCTGGTCGGTTCAGGGACATCGGGCATGAGACACTTTACTGTGCTAACCGCTAACCGCTAACACACCTACAGAACACACTGCTGTGTTTCTCAGGTCTGAATTAAGCCTTAAAGCGTCTGCAGTAAAAGTTCTAAAGGGAAACCTTCTGCTTCAATGATGCATTCTGGGAACTCTGGTCTGTCTATCTGATTGATCGACATCTGCAGTCACGTGACTATGCCCACTGCGCAATGTGACGTCAGTGTGACGTCTTTTCTAGGTCATTTTGGACGTCCAATTTTGGTCCACTGAAGGGGTTGTTTTGTAACGCCAGGTGACGTCTACTGCACGTCGAATGTTCACGTCCGTGGGACCTCCATATAAGAGCTATTTATAGTACAAATGTGGTCGTtttagacgtcttttcaacgtcaaATTTAGACTAATTTTAGACGTTCTATACTACTTCTATAACTAAGAGGTAGGGGACATGTTTTCTGTACCAgttaatttccttttgtttagctaacgcaaaataaaaatgtgtgtcgTTAAGGCGTGCTGGGCCATTCGCTACGATGTAGGGCATGGACATAGAATTCACTGGGCTTATCGAACTTACCTTCAATTCAGAGGAAATCGAACACGCTGAATCGTATGAAATGTCTGGCGTGTTGCCTTGACCGAGTGGCATCATTACATGGTGTtgcttcagccaatcagagtgaCGTTAACTggtttttaaattacattacattacaggtcacttagcagatgcttttatccagagcgaaTTACATTACACCGTAAACCCacagctttttcacatttttgcctggggagcaattagggacACGGACTCacggacacttcgacatggaacatggggcagcctggactcgaaccaccaaccttgtgcttccctgcacaccttctctaacccgcCCAGCCCGTCCTCGGGTGTgacttttctgttgttgttagtTATTTTGAGATCAGTGGCCATCGCCCCCCCTCTTGGctacttcaaatgtatttattaatttaataaaattattatttttttattattagtattgttCAGTAGGTTTTTTTTCACTAAAACAGGAAAATTACccactgaataaataaacaggcaTGCACATATTAAATTATGTTTGTGAATAATATAGGCTATTCATATCATGAAACATGTTgatatttgtaaataaacagcCTGTCATTGACGTCCAGATGACGTCCACAAAACTTACCCGCTTCGAAGGTCAAATTTCTAACGTAAATATGTTGTCCAAGTTGGGTCATGGTTGGACGTCCAAATAGTGGACCTAGTATGGACGTCGAACAGATGTCCAGAATTGGTCATGGACCGACGGACCCAATATAGACATGATCTGCACGTCTATCCGACGTCCAATGTTTAGTGGGTGATGTAACAGAGACTGGACCAGGATCAAACTAGTCCTGAACCTTTATCCCACATCCAGGACCTTAAGGACCGAGGTCCGCTGGTCCAGAACCACAGAACATGTTGAATGAATGGACCCAGGAGATGTGATCAGACTTCAGATCCTGGGCTCTGTCAGGGCCAAATCTGACGGAGGGTTATGAGgtcaggaggaggcggggcttgtcACTGTAACAAGCCAATGATGAGTGGGCGTGGAGCCAATAACTGATAAACATCTCAACCAATAAGACGGCCTGAGGGAGACGATAACAGCAACAGGtcccagaggagcagaggggcgTGTTTCAATTagtgagtgtgtgaatgtgtgtgtgtgtgtgtgtgtgtgtgtgtgtgtttgtgagatgATTCCTCCGTCTCAGTTCCCACCTCTGTCTCTCATTATTGTCCCATTTTATCCAAAGAGAAATGTTTCTTCCTCCCAGAGACGATCAAAGAGGCGGAATAAGTACTTGGCACATTACTGCACACAGTAAAATATCCAACAATGTGAAACTACAAATGAACAAGTATTATAACAAGTATCAGTTAATGCAGTTACACTTGAATGTTTTCCTCGCCGTTCCAGATTATTGTTCCTTCTATACTGAAATAACAGAGATGATTTGTGATGACATAATaattaaaagaataataatacaaaaatattgtatatatacaaatacattgATAAGAAGACACAGTATCGTAGCATGtattatgcgtgtgtgtttatatacagACACAGAAGAATCATTCTCAGGCCTCTGATCAGATAGTGATACTGAGACAATAAAGAGAAACAGAGGTGGGAACCGAGACCGAGCgcttatctcacacacacacacacctatgctcacacacacacacacacacacacacatacacctatacccacgcacacacacacactcaccacacTCACTAATTGAAATACGCCCCTCCGGTCCTCTGGGACCTGTTGCTGTTGTCGTCTCTCTCGGGGccgtctgattggctgagatgTTTATCAGTCATTGGCTCGTTACTGCGgcaggccacgccccctcctgACCTCTTAACCCTCCATCAGAGTTGATCCTGACCGACTGAACTGTGGGAAATCAAACCTCGCTGACTCTCACAGAAAGATCAATAAACACGATCAGGTGTGTTTTAATATACTAATATTGTACACAGTGTAATAACACCTGAAACACGTTTACacaagtacttttctgaggtacAGGTACTTGACCTGAGTATtgctgtgtgcttgtgcttcATCTCATTGGGAAATATTGTTCTTATTAACACTGAATAGAAgatattgtgtgtttgtattacGCCGCTATAGGAAGTATTTAGTAAAAGTGGAAGTAGTCGGATACTTGACATCGTACAAAAATGTGcttaaagtaaaagtactgtGACCAATGTACAGTATTATTGATAGTTATTAGATGAGAGTTACTGATACATATTAGATATTAATGATCTGGATGTTAAGTTCACTCTGTTCGACTCTGAAATCAAAtcaagacaaagaaaacagtttagaaactcagttttattattttatacccCTCCTACCCCCTTGTTCTAAAAGCTTCTAAAAGTCGAGTCGTTGCTTCACAGTCTAGCGGACTGTGGATCAGCTGTTCAAGACTCCGGTGTGTTGCGATTACGTCATCAGTTATTGATCGGACTTCAGCTCACTCAACACATCGGGTCGGATTTAACCCTCGGGTACAAACAGGGACCTTTTGGGTTTGAGTCATCTTGtctgctcttattgtgaaagccTAACTTCCTCTTTGAATAAAGACCCAGATGTTTCAACTGTATTAAAAGGGCAtgaagaacagaaaaaacatgctgcattCTGGGAACAAAGTCCTGATTCATGACACAAAATATTACTGATTCGTTATTTCTGTTTCTCAGGTTCTTTGTTCAGTAGCTAATTCTCAACTCTCCGATGTCCCTGAAAGCCCCGCTGTGTGGTGGTGAAGGTAAACTAGTACATAGACTCAAGGAACTGTTCTGAACTAAAGTTCTGATGTATTTTACTTCAGTATTTGGAATGTGGGCCCTTTTATACTCCTCCTCAATGACATCTCAGAGGGAAATATTGTCCTGTGAAATACATTCGGTAATGTTCTCTCGACAGAAAGTTATTTTCCATTAAAGTcaggatttcatttttttatatttaagagGACGAAGCAGCAGCAAAAAGTAAAAGCAGTCGTTAAGCTTCATGAAGACATAAACTAAAAAAACTCAGTGGTGAAGACGCATTTAAAAATCTTTAAACGTGTCGGCTGTTCAAGTCAAAGCAAAGTTTCTGTCCAATCATTCATCGTGCCAGCGTCTCCATGGCgatctctttttgtgtgtttgttacgcAGACAGGATGTTTGTACAGCAGTCATGTGGTCCGTCCAGGCTCCGCCTCCGTCCTGGAATACAGTGCTCGCCGCCGTACGACAGGTCGCCGCCTCGCTGACCTCCTAAAAACACAACGACACACTTtatgtagaaaacctgtagaatgTCAATCGGAAAGAATACc
This Gasterosteus aculeatus chromosome 8, fGasAcu3.hap1.1, whole genome shotgun sequence DNA region includes the following protein-coding sequences:
- the LOC120824040 gene encoding T-cell acute lymphocytic leukemia protein 1 homolog, producing MMKQRTFPYEINLSDGPAPQVVRRVSTNSRERCRQQNVNGAFGELRRLIPTHPPDRKLSKNEILRLALRYISFLDQVLTDQEVKGGRRGRAGSVGEEEEDGPQGTMSPSSSSADGDSEGLTEDPDCGGLLQYFHLVGQM